In Ruminococcaceae bacterium BL-6, a genomic segment contains:
- a CDS encoding Spermidine Putrescine ABC transporter permease component potB (TC_3.A.1.11.1), giving the protein MKSKTAAAPYLVWMVVFILVPMVLVVFFAFTDQSGAFTLKNIAGVGQYSNVFLRSIWLGAAATAISLLLGYPLAYIIAHSGVRRQNAMILLVMLPMWMNFLLRTYAWMTLLEDNGIINTLLAGSGLPKLHMINTQGAVVLGMLYNYMPYMILPIYSVLTKIDVSVVEAAQDLGADRRAVFSKVILPMSTPGVISGVTMVFVPAVSTFIISKMLGGGGNLLIGDLIDMQFLGSAYNPNLGSAISLVLMVLILICMGIMNQFDEGEESQGGMLL; this is encoded by the coding sequence ATGAAATCAAAAACGGCGGCGGCCCCTTACCTCGTCTGGATGGTGGTTTTTATCCTCGTCCCCATGGTTCTGGTGGTGTTCTTTGCCTTCACCGACCAGTCCGGGGCGTTCACCCTGAAAAACATCGCGGGGGTCGGGCAGTATTCCAATGTGTTCCTGCGCTCCATCTGGCTGGGCGCGGCCGCGACGGCGATCTCCCTTCTGCTCGGTTATCCGCTGGCCTATATCATCGCGCACAGCGGCGTGCGCCGCCAGAACGCGATGATCCTGCTGGTCATGCTGCCGATGTGGATGAACTTTCTGCTTCGGACTTACGCGTGGATGACGCTGCTCGAAGACAACGGCATCATCAACACGCTGCTTGCGGGCTCCGGCCTGCCGAAGCTGCATATGATCAATACGCAGGGCGCGGTCGTGCTCGGGATGCTCTACAATTACATGCCCTACATGATCCTCCCTATCTACTCGGTGCTCACGAAAATCGACGTCAGCGTCGTCGAGGCGGCCCAGGATCTGGGCGCGGACCGGCGCGCGGTGTTCTCCAAGGTGATTCTGCCCATGAGCACGCCCGGCGTGATTTCCGGGGTCACCATGGTGTTCGTTCCGGCGGTCAGCACCTTTATCATTTCCAAAATGCTGGGCGGCGGCGGAAACCTTCTGATCGGCGACCTGATCGACATGCAGTTTCTCGGAAGCGCGTACAATCCGAATCTCGGCTCCGCCATTTCGCTGGTGCTGATGGTCCTGATCCTGATCTGCATGGGGATCATGAATCAGTTCGACGAAGGGGAAGAGAGCCAGGGAGGGATGCTCCTATGA
- a CDS encoding protein of unknown function (Evidence 5 : Unknown function), whose translation MRAAPSIIIRRKKSVYSGPEEKISIGPEHQNRKNPHFKNAGLTRQFRGAKIEINKYLKMQRSGATTGASFSQRAAVAGKAAKKARLLAWEQFTE comes from the coding sequence ATGCGGGCTGCGCCTTCTATTATCATACGGAGGAAAAAATCCGTTTATTCCGGCCCGGAAGAAAAAATTTCCATCGGTCCGGAACACCAAAACCGGAAAAATCCGCATTTTAAAAATGCCGGGTTGACAAGGCAATTTCGCGGTGCTAAAATAGAGATAAATAAATATCTGAAAATGCAGAGATCAGGAGCTACAACCGGAGCGTCTTTTTCACAGAGAGCCGCCGTTGCTGGAAAGGCGGCAAAAAAGGCCCGGCTTCTCGCCTGGGAGCAGTTTACCGAATGA
- a CDS encoding SDH_alpha domain-containing protein: protein MGKIIAAPTAGSCGILPAALLSVREELGIFEDRTTMALFASAGIGLVIAQRACVSGTQGGCQAECGSAAAHGNFIK from the coding sequence ATGGGTAAAATTATCGCCGCTCCGACAGCCGGCTCCTGCGGGATACTGCCGGCGGCGCTGCTGTCCGTCAGGGAAGAACTGGGCATTTTTGAGGACCGCACGACAATGGCCCTTTTCGCCTCGGCCGGAATCGGGCTGGTGATTGCCCAAAGGGCATGCGTTTCCGGCACGCAGGGAGGCTGCCAGGCAGAATGCGGCAGCGCTGCGGCCCATGGCAACTTTATAAAATAA
- a CDS encoding protein of unknown function (Evidence 5 : Unknown function): MNYDYIFSNKSKTIKRKKPRRTAGLLPFFRRGVPRKGRNKHRKFHASEKQAEELILPFDCAIITITF, translated from the coding sequence ATGAATTATGATTACATCTTTTCCAATAAAAGTAAAACAATCAAAAGGAAGAAGCCCCGCCGCACGGCGGGGCTTCTTCCCTTTTTCCGGAGAGGGGTCCCGCGGAAAGGCCGGAACAAGCACAGAAAATTCCACGCTTCGGAAAAACAGGCGGAGGAATTGATTTTGCCTTTTGATTGTGCTATAATAACCATCACGTTCTAG
- a CDS encoding Spermidine Putrescine ABC transporter permease component potC (TC_3.A.1.11.1) produces MTKTISKIYACLIYLFLYAPIFVLIIFSFNDSSTMSRSVWSGFSMRWYRQLFQDRLIMEALENTLVIAVVSSVIATALGTAAAIGINGMKQWKRRLVMNMTNFPMVNPEIVTGVSLMLLFVFFARAMGGISLGMGSLILAHITFSLPYVILSILPKLRQMDPHLYEAAQDLGCPPVSSFFRVVLPEIIPGVVTGMIMAFTLSIDDFVISYFTSGTTQTLPIYIYSMTRKRISPEINALSTLLFGVILVLLAVVNIRQSRDQKRELEREGA; encoded by the coding sequence ATGACGAAAACGATTTCCAAAATCTATGCGTGCCTGATCTATCTTTTTCTGTACGCCCCGATTTTTGTCCTGATCATTTTTTCCTTCAACGATTCCTCCACGATGAGCCGTTCCGTCTGGTCGGGATTTTCCATGCGGTGGTACCGCCAGCTGTTTCAGGACCGCCTGATCATGGAAGCCCTGGAAAACACCCTTGTCATCGCCGTGGTTTCCTCCGTGATCGCCACCGCGCTGGGGACGGCCGCCGCCATCGGGATCAACGGCATGAAGCAGTGGAAGCGGCGCCTCGTGATGAACATGACCAATTTTCCGATGGTGAATCCGGAGATCGTCACGGGCGTTTCGCTGATGCTTCTGTTCGTGTTTTTCGCCCGCGCGATGGGCGGCATTTCGCTGGGGATGGGGTCGCTGATCCTGGCCCACATCACGTTCAGCCTGCCGTATGTGATCCTTTCCATCCTCCCGAAGCTGCGGCAGATGGACCCCCACCTGTACGAGGCGGCGCAGGACCTGGGCTGCCCGCCGGTCTCGTCGTTCTTCCGGGTGGTCCTGCCGGAGATCATCCCCGGCGTCGTGACCGGGATGATCATGGCCTTCACCCTTTCCATCGACGATTTTGTCATCAGCTATTTCACCAGCGGCACGACCCAGACGCTGCCGATCTATATCTATTCGATGACCAGAAAGCGCATCAGCCCGGAGATCAACGCGCTTTCCACGCTGCTGTTCGGCGTCATTCTGGTGCTTCTGGCCGTAGTGAACATCCGTCAGTCCCGCGACCAGAAAAGGGAACTGGAAAGGGAGGGGGCATAA
- a CDS encoding Tnp_DDE_dom domain-containing protein, with product MMGNLLAVVVHAANIHDTKSGIEPAKLAFKRYSSIQRFCADAGYRGTFVLDVDKALGLGVDISEKIKPHQWEKLPWRWVVERTFSWLNNSRRLSKDYEITTDSAETIVKISHFHTLLKRL from the coding sequence GTGATGGGAAATCTGCTTGCAGTCGTCGTCCATGCGGCGAATATTCATGACACGAAGTCGGGCATTGAACCGGCAAAACTTGCTTTTAAGCGCTACTCATCCATCCAAAGATTCTGCGCTGACGCGGGATATCGCGGTACTTTTGTTCTTGATGTGGATAAGGCCCTTGGCCTTGGCGTGGACATTTCGGAAAAAATCAAACCGCACCAGTGGGAAAAGCTTCCCTGGCGTTGGGTGGTTGAGCGTACCTTTAGTTGGCTGAATAACTCCCGTCGTCTCAGCAAGGATTATGAAATTACTACCGATTCTGCTGAAACTATCGTTAAAATCTCTCACTTTCATACACTGCTTAAACGCTTGTGA
- the lipA gene encoding lipoate synthase (Evidence 2a : Function from experimental evidences in other organisms; PubMedId : 12591875; Product type e : enzyme) has product MNAYRKKPEWLKVKITAGAANHGVEELLKDLSLNTICREANCPNRMECYHNRTATFMILGRFCTRNCTFCNVLKGRPEKVDPGEPARIAEAVGRLGLRHTVITSVTRDDLPDGGAGQFADVITAVRKRNPQTTVEVLVPDFKLNEDAIRKLVEAKPDVINHNIETVPSLYKEVRPMAVYERSLALLRKVKILGGGILTKSGIMLGLGETRDEVERVLRDLRRAGCDILTIGQYLAPSSNHHPVVEYVHPETFQKLKALGMEMGFLYVASSPLVRSSYHAGEVFKADAVRE; this is encoded by the coding sequence TTGAACGCATATCGGAAAAAGCCTGAATGGCTCAAAGTAAAAATTACGGCTGGCGCCGCGAATCACGGGGTGGAAGAGCTTTTAAAGGATCTTTCCCTGAATACGATCTGCAGAGAGGCAAACTGCCCTAACAGGATGGAATGCTATCACAATCGTACCGCGACTTTTATGATCCTGGGCCGGTTCTGCACCCGTAACTGCACGTTCTGCAATGTTCTCAAAGGGCGGCCGGAAAAGGTCGACCCGGGCGAGCCCGCCCGTATTGCCGAAGCGGTCGGACGGTTGGGCCTGCGGCATACGGTGATCACCTCCGTAACGAGGGATGACCTCCCGGACGGCGGAGCCGGCCAATTCGCCGATGTGATCACCGCCGTGCGCAAGAGGAATCCGCAGACCACCGTTGAAGTGCTGGTGCCGGATTTTAAGCTGAACGAAGATGCAATTCGAAAACTTGTTGAGGCAAAACCCGATGTCATCAATCATAATATTGAAACCGTTCCGTCCCTTTATAAAGAAGTCAGGCCCATGGCAGTCTATGAGCGATCCCTTGCGCTGCTTCGAAAAGTTAAAATCCTCGGCGGCGGGATCCTGACGAAGTCCGGAATCATGCTCGGCCTGGGCGAAACGCGGGATGAGGTGGAACGGGTGCTGCGCGACCTGCGGCGGGCAGGCTGTGACATCCTGACAATCGGGCAGTATCTCGCTCCGTCTTCCAATCATCATCCCGTAGTCGAATATGTGCATCCCGAAACATTCCAAAAGCTGAAAGCTCTCGGAATGGAAATGGGGTTCCTGTATGTTGCCTCGTCGCCTCTTGTACGCAGTTCCTACCATGCGGGCGAGGTTTTCAAGGCGGACGCGGTGCGTGAGTAA
- the murF gene encoding UDP-N-acetylmuramoyl-tripeptide--D-alanyl-D-alanine ligase produces the protein MEMRVEEIVKACGGKLLCGRGDAAVTSVETDSRAVRPGALFVPIRGERTDAHRFIPSVLEAGAAAVLTQEHGSADGAGAWIAVRDTREALRKIAGAYRAKFQIPVVGVTGSVGKTTTKEMIGLALSAGLRVMKTEGNFNSQIGVPLTVFRLSPEHQAAVVEMGMSDFGEMGRIAQVARPTCAVMTNIGMSHLENLKTRQNIRSEKLHITDCFTKDSVLFLNGDDPLLAELDHTLPFRTVRFGMDPRCDWRAEDVKSEGDRTEFTAAFSGRRLKLTLPVPGLHNVRNALAALAVAEHLGVGAEKAARALASYRSPAMRQQVIRAGGVTVLDDSYNASPDSVRSSIDVLHGLKKGGRAVCVFADMLELGDLSAQAHFETGVYAARSGVDALFTVGEQAKEIARGARSENPSLPVFSFLTNEEASQSLKAYLRPGDAVVVKGSRGMKTDEIVRSLTQG, from the coding sequence ATGGAAATGCGGGTAGAGGAAATCGTAAAGGCCTGCGGCGGAAAGCTGCTGTGCGGGCGCGGGGACGCGGCCGTCACATCCGTTGAGACCGACAGCCGCGCGGTGCGCCCCGGCGCGCTTTTTGTGCCGATCAGGGGCGAACGGACGGATGCCCACCGGTTTATTCCGTCCGTTCTGGAAGCCGGCGCGGCGGCGGTGCTCACCCAGGAACACGGCAGTGCGGACGGCGCCGGCGCCTGGATCGCCGTGCGGGACACGCGCGAGGCGCTTCGGAAGATCGCGGGGGCCTACCGCGCGAAATTCCAGATCCCCGTGGTCGGCGTCACGGGCAGTGTGGGGAAAACCACCACGAAGGAAATGATCGGCCTTGCGCTTTCCGCCGGATTGCGCGTCATGAAAACCGAAGGAAATTTCAACAGCCAGATCGGCGTGCCGCTGACCGTTTTCCGCCTTTCCCCGGAGCATCAGGCGGCCGTCGTCGAGATGGGGATGAGCGATTTCGGGGAGATGGGCCGGATCGCGCAGGTCGCAAGGCCGACCTGCGCCGTCATGACGAACATCGGGATGTCCCATCTGGAAAACCTGAAGACCCGGCAGAATATCCGTTCGGAAAAGCTGCACATCACCGACTGCTTTACGAAGGATTCCGTCCTGTTCCTGAACGGCGACGATCCGCTTCTGGCCGAGCTGGATCACACCCTGCCGTTCCGCACCGTGCGGTTCGGGATGGATCCCCGCTGCGATTGGCGCGCGGAGGATGTGAAGTCCGAAGGGGACCGCACGGAATTCACGGCGGCCTTTTCCGGCCGCCGCCTGAAGCTGACGCTTCCCGTTCCTGGGCTTCACAATGTCCGGAACGCGCTGGCGGCCCTTGCCGTCGCGGAGCATCTGGGCGTCGGCGCGGAAAAGGCCGCGCGGGCCCTCGCTTCCTACCGGTCCCCGGCCATGCGCCAGCAGGTCATCCGCGCTGGCGGCGTCACCGTGCTCGACGATTCGTACAACGCCAGCCCGGATTCCGTCCGCAGCAGCATCGACGTGCTTCACGGCCTGAAAAAGGGCGGGCGCGCCGTCTGCGTGTTCGCCGACATGCTGGAGCTGGGCGATCTTTCCGCGCAGGCGCATTTCGAAACGGGCGTCTATGCCGCGCGGAGCGGCGTGGACGCGCTGTTCACGGTGGGGGAGCAGGCGAAGGAGATCGCGCGGGGCGCCCGTTCGGAAAATCCTTCGCTTCCGGTCTTTTCGTTCCTCACGAACGAAGAGGCTTCCCAAAGCCTGAAAGCCTACTTAAGGCCCGGGGACGCGGTCGTCGTGAAAGGGTCCCGCGGCATGAAAACCGATGAGATCGTCAGAAGCCTGACTCAGGGATAA
- a CDS encoding transposase, whose translation MKKDEKRRQGYPSDLTDKQWAEIEPLYSGLREYKWSKRELTDAVLYFVKTGCQWRHLPHDFPPYSTVHSFYRRARISGLWNRILQHMVVKTREDAGRKAEPSYGIIDSQSVKTVAASEKRGIDGGKKRKDASGTSS comes from the coding sequence ATGAAAAAAGATGAAAAGCGAAGGCAGGGATACCCAAGCGACCTGACCGACAAGCAATGGGCAGAGATAGAACCACTATATTCTGGGTTAAGAGAATATAAGTGGTCAAAACGCGAGTTGACGGATGCCGTTTTGTATTTTGTCAAAACAGGCTGTCAATGGCGTCATTTACCGCATGACTTTCCACCCTATTCAACAGTACACAGTTTCTATCGGCGCGCTCGGATCAGCGGCCTTTGGAATAGAATATTGCAACATATGGTGGTAAAGACGCGTGAAGATGCGGGCCGAAAAGCAGAACCGAGCTATGGAATTATCGACTCTCAAAGTGTCAAGACTGTAGCCGCAAGCGAGAAACGCGGTATTGACGGAGGGAAAAAACGAAAGGACGCAAGCGGCACATCGTCGTAG
- the murE gene encoding UDP-N-acetylmuramoyl-L-alanyl-D-glutamate--2, 6-diaminopimelate ligase, with protein sequence MKLKDLLVGLEYTCSDGVDVPITDLVYDSRKISPGCAFVCLRGSSADGHAFAAQAAEKGAAAIVAEEPVEADAPVVMVKDTRYALALMSAAYFGHPAQRMKTIGVTGTKGKTTTCYMIRSILESAGLKTGIIGTIGAVIGDRVAPTENTTPESYEVQCFMKTMADEGCRCVVMEASSIGLKAHRTSGFTFDIGLFTNFSPDHIGGNEHASLAEYMECKSRLFRQCRIGVVNIDDENWEGVLKGHTCSLETYGFSKDAALRAENEKLISRAGYLGVSFDLKGQLDFPVKVDIPGKFSVYNALAAIAVCRHFPVTEQNILDGLNSVKVKGRVEPVPVPGHYTLLIDYAHNAVSMENILETLREYHPHRLICMFGAGGNRAKSRRYEMGEVSGRLSDLSVVTADNSRFEDVMDIIADIKTGLAKTDGKYVVIPDRREAIRYCIENAQDGDIIVLAGKGHEDYQEIRGVKRHFDEREVVADILKELGKA encoded by the coding sequence ATGAAATTGAAGGATTTACTGGTCGGCCTGGAATATACCTGTTCGGACGGCGTCGATGTCCCCATTACGGACTTGGTTTATGACTCCAGAAAAATATCGCCCGGCTGCGCCTTTGTCTGCCTGCGCGGCTCGTCGGCGGACGGACACGCTTTTGCCGCACAGGCGGCGGAAAAAGGCGCCGCGGCAATCGTCGCGGAGGAACCGGTCGAAGCGGACGCCCCCGTTGTCATGGTAAAGGACACCCGCTACGCCCTTGCGCTGATGTCGGCCGCGTATTTCGGCCATCCGGCGCAGAGGATGAAGACCATCGGGGTGACCGGGACAAAAGGGAAAACGACCACCTGCTATATGATCCGCTCGATTCTGGAAAGCGCGGGCCTCAAGACCGGGATCATCGGCACGATCGGCGCCGTCATCGGCGACCGGGTGGCCCCCACGGAAAACACCACACCGGAATCTTACGAGGTGCAGTGTTTCATGAAGACAATGGCGGATGAGGGCTGCCGCTGCGTGGTGATGGAGGCATCCTCCATCGGGCTGAAAGCGCACCGCACCTCGGGATTCACGTTCGACATCGGCCTGTTCACCAACTTTTCGCCCGATCATATCGGGGGAAACGAGCACGCTTCGCTCGCGGAATACATGGAATGCAAGAGCAGGCTGTTCCGCCAGTGCAGGATCGGCGTCGTAAATATCGACGACGAAAACTGGGAAGGGGTGCTGAAAGGCCACACCTGTTCGCTGGAAACCTACGGCTTTTCCAAAGATGCGGCGCTGCGCGCGGAGAACGAGAAGCTGATTTCCCGCGCGGGCTATCTCGGGGTGAGCTTCGACCTGAAAGGGCAGCTCGATTTTCCGGTGAAGGTCGATATTCCCGGGAAATTCAGCGTGTACAACGCGCTTGCCGCCATCGCGGTCTGCCGCCATTTTCCGGTGACGGAACAGAACATTCTGGACGGCCTGAACTCCGTAAAGGTCAAGGGGCGGGTAGAGCCGGTTCCCGTGCCGGGCCATTACACGTTGCTGATCGATTACGCGCACAACGCGGTCAGCATGGAAAATATTCTGGAAACGCTGCGCGAATACCATCCGCACCGCCTGATCTGCATGTTCGGGGCGGGCGGAAACCGCGCAAAATCCCGCCGGTACGAGATGGGGGAGGTCAGCGGGCGCCTGTCCGATCTTTCGGTCGTCACGGCGGACAATTCCCGGTTTGAGGATGTCATGGACATCATCGCGGATATCAAGACCGGGCTGGCCAAAACGGATGGGAAATACGTTGTGATCCCCGACCGCAGAGAGGCGATCCGCTACTGCATCGAAAATGCGCAGGACGGCGACATCATCGTTCTCGCGGGCAAGGGACATGAGGATTATCAGGAAATCCGAGGGGTCAAGCGCCATTTCGACGAGCGCGAGGTGGTGGCCGATATCCTGAAGGAACTTGGGAAAGCGTGA
- the bfmBC gene encoding Dihydrolipoyl dehydrogenase translates to MSELAVDICVLGAGPAGYVAAIRAAQLGARVALIEKGELGGTCLNRGCIPTKTLLKTAAVYEEIAHAGHFGIRLCKDAASVDSAAVLKRKDTVVRFLRSGIEQLMKKNGVTVCKGVGRIQSSRCVQVETAKGGLTVRCDKLILAAGSAPLVPPIPGADTDGVLTSDDALQTSEVPGSIVIVGGGVIGLEFASYYSTLGSAVTVVEMKDRILPGEDAEISQALTRLMKKRGVKFKLGVKVLRIDRAEDGLNTQIEEKGACSSFSSDRVLIAVGRKLCGLTPDAVNLGLKENRGAIVVDEHMRTSVGGVYAAGDATGGRLLAHLAFAQGRIAAENAAGLNTSAASLVVPACVYTEPEAASVGLNEETAKQAGFDCMVGRFDFRANGRSLSLGNRDGFVKVIADKSSGVLLGACIFGPDASEMISELTLAVTLKANITVLADMIHPHPSLAEAVSEACADALGRAIHK, encoded by the coding sequence TTGTCTGAATTAGCAGTTGATATTTGCGTGCTGGGAGCCGGCCCGGCCGGATACGTTGCCGCGATACGCGCGGCCCAGCTTGGGGCCAGGGTCGCGCTCATCGAGAAGGGGGAGCTCGGCGGGACGTGCCTGAATCGGGGCTGCATTCCCACAAAGACTTTGTTAAAGACCGCCGCTGTTTATGAAGAAATCGCGCATGCCGGTCATTTCGGGATAAGGCTCTGCAAAGACGCGGCCAGCGTCGATTCGGCAGCAGTCCTCAAACGCAAAGACACGGTGGTTCGTTTCCTGCGGTCGGGCATTGAACAACTGATGAAAAAAAACGGCGTAACGGTCTGCAAGGGCGTCGGCAGAATTCAATCGAGCCGCTGCGTGCAGGTGGAGACCGCGAAGGGCGGCCTCACCGTTCGCTGCGATAAACTGATTCTGGCCGCCGGTTCCGCCCCGCTGGTTCCGCCGATTCCCGGCGCGGACACCGACGGGGTCCTTACAAGCGACGACGCCCTGCAGACGTCCGAGGTGCCGGGCAGCATCGTCATAGTAGGCGGCGGGGTCATCGGTCTTGAATTCGCCTCTTACTACAGCACTCTCGGTTCGGCGGTAACCGTCGTGGAAATGAAAGATCGGATCCTTCCCGGAGAAGACGCAGAAATATCGCAGGCGCTGACGCGCCTGATGAAAAAGCGCGGCGTAAAATTCAAGCTGGGCGTAAAAGTGCTGCGCATCGATCGGGCGGAAGACGGTTTGAACACGCAGATCGAGGAGAAGGGCGCATGCTCTTCCTTCTCCTCCGACAGGGTCCTGATCGCCGTGGGGAGAAAGCTGTGCGGATTGACGCCCGACGCCGTCAACCTTGGGCTGAAAGAAAACCGCGGCGCGATTGTTGTGGATGAGCATATGCGGACCTCGGTCGGGGGCGTCTATGCCGCGGGCGACGCGACGGGCGGCCGGCTGCTTGCGCATCTGGCCTTCGCTCAGGGGCGGATCGCCGCGGAAAACGCAGCCGGCCTGAATACCAGCGCGGCATCCCTCGTTGTGCCTGCCTGCGTCTATACGGAACCGGAAGCGGCCTCCGTGGGACTCAATGAGGAGACCGCGAAACAGGCGGGTTTTGACTGCATGGTCGGGCGTTTCGATTTTCGCGCCAACGGCCGATCACTGAGCCTTGGCAACCGCGACGGTTTTGTCAAGGTGATTGCCGATAAGAGCAGCGGTGTGTTGCTGGGGGCCTGCATCTTCGGACCCGATGCTTCCGAAATGATTTCCGAGCTTACGCTCGCGGTGACGCTCAAAGCAAACATAACCGTGCTTGCCGATATGATACATCCCCATCCCTCGCTGGCGGAGGCTGTTTCGGAAGCCTGCGCGGACGCACTGGGGAGGGCCATCCATAAGTAG
- a CDS encoding conserved exported protein of unknown function (Evidence 4 : Unknown function but conserved in other organisms) — translation MKKKLIAVIALTLSVLTASAAGLGGGTPAEAAEAKTGVGLANHVLKAYREKWKYSYGAYGQIRNGTRYTDCSGLIKSYLWWTGDKTNPNPRLSNVAGSGSGMLSAAKTKGTINYSKTSSLPRIHGLILYQPGHVGVYVGGNVAIDNRDVGYDIKSAKVFGGPKNKWTTWFKLPQLTYPTSGFAKYDNQTFYYDKGEYVVSTTRTLNGTVYTFNSNGILTASAPTQAAAVAAASK, via the coding sequence ATGAAGAAAAAGCTGATTGCAGTCATCGCGCTGACCTTGTCCGTCCTGACGGCGTCCGCCGCCGGCCTTGGCGGCGGGACCCCCGCCGAGGCGGCGGAAGCGAAAACGGGGGTCGGCCTTGCGAATCATGTGCTCAAGGCATACCGGGAAAAATGGAAATATTCCTACGGCGCCTACGGCCAGATCCGGAACGGAACCAGATACACCGACTGTTCGGGCCTGATCAAATCCTATCTTTGGTGGACGGGCGACAAGACCAACCCGAACCCCAGGCTCAGCAATGTGGCTGGCTCCGGAAGCGGCATGCTGAGCGCCGCCAAAACGAAGGGAACCATCAATTATTCCAAAACGTCGTCCCTGCCCAGAATCCACGGCCTGATTTTATATCAGCCCGGTCATGTGGGCGTTTACGTCGGCGGCAACGTCGCGATCGACAACCGCGACGTCGGGTATGATATCAAGAGCGCGAAGGTCTTCGGAGGCCCGAAGAATAAATGGACAACCTGGTTTAAACTTCCCCAGCTTACATACCCGACCTCCGGTTTTGCCAAATACGACAACCAGACCTTTTATTACGATAAGGGCGAATACGTGGTGAGCACGACCAGAACGCTGAACGGGACGGTCTATACCTTTAATTCCAACGGCATTCTGACGGCCAGCGCGCCCACCCAGGCGGCGGCGGTTGCCGCGGCGTCTAAATAA
- the potA gene encoding polyamine transporter subunit; ATP-binding component of ABC superfamily (Evidence 2a : Function from experimental evidences in other organisms; PubMedId : 11976340; Product type t : transporter), which translates to MENNSLILLKNIGVSFDGEMVLSDFNLNIRDGEFVTLLGPSGCGKTTTLRIIGGFVKPDTGDVFFNGKKINDLPPHKREVNTIFQKYALFPHLNVYENVAFGMRVHKKPESEIRSAVKSMLDLVNLHGFSRRNVNSLSGGQQQRVAIARALANQPKILLLDEPLGALDLKLRKDMQAELKKIQQQTGITFVFVTHDQEEALSMSDTVVVMDKGRIQQIGTPQDIYNEPKNAFVADFIGESNIIDGIMHRDYLVEFAGRKFECLDRGFSAMEPVDAVIRPEDIEVVPPDDGDISGTVTSVNFKGVYYEIIVDVRGFKWMIQSTEKQEPGGRIGMVLQPDDIHIMKKSEYSGTFGDYSSFSDEMDDDFHPPEGGEGEAEK; encoded by the coding sequence ATGGAAAACAATTCTCTCATTCTGTTGAAAAACATCGGCGTGTCGTTTGACGGGGAAATGGTGCTCAGCGATTTCAACCTGAACATCCGCGACGGGGAATTCGTCACACTGCTGGGGCCCTCGGGCTGTGGAAAGACCACTACCCTGAGGATCATCGGCGGCTTCGTCAAACCGGACACGGGCGATGTTTTTTTCAACGGGAAAAAAATCAACGACCTTCCGCCGCATAAAAGGGAGGTCAACACGATCTTTCAGAAATACGCCCTGTTCCCGCATCTGAACGTTTACGAAAACGTCGCCTTCGGCATGCGGGTGCACAAAAAGCCGGAAAGCGAGATCCGGTCCGCCGTGAAAAGCATGCTGGACCTGGTCAATCTTCACGGCTTTTCCAGAAGGAACGTCAATTCGCTGTCGGGCGGCCAGCAGCAGCGCGTCGCCATTGCGCGCGCGCTCGCGAATCAGCCGAAAATCCTGCTGCTGGACGAACCCCTGGGCGCGCTCGACCTGAAGCTGCGGAAAGACATGCAGGCCGAGCTGAAGAAGATTCAGCAGCAGACCGGCATCACCTTCGTGTTCGTGACGCACGATCAGGAGGAAGCGCTTTCCATGTCCGACACGGTGGTCGTCATGGACAAGGGGCGAATCCAGCAGATCGGCACGCCGCAGGATATCTACAACGAGCCGAAAAACGCTTTCGTCGCGGATTTCATCGGCGAAAGCAACATCATAGACGGCATCATGCACCGGGATTACCTGGTGGAGTTTGCCGGGCGCAAATTCGAATGTCTGGACCGCGGGTTCTCCGCGATGGAGCCGGTCGACGCCGTGATCCGCCCCGAGGATATCGAGGTGGTGCCGCCGGACGACGGCGATATTTCCGGTACGGTCACATCCGTGAACTTCAAGGGGGTGTACTACGAAATCATTGTCGACGTCCGCGGGTTCAAGTGGATGATCCAGTCCACCGAGAAGCAGGAGCCCGGCGGCCGCATCGGCATGGTCCTGCAGCCGGACGACATCCATATCATGAAAAAATCCGAGTATTCCGGCACGTTCGGCGATTACAGCTCGTTCAGCGACGAGATGGACGACGATTTCCATCCGCCGGAGGGCGGGGAAGGGGAGGCTGAGAAATGA